In Candidatus Lokiarchaeota archaeon, one DNA window encodes the following:
- a CDS encoding aminotransferase class I/II-fold pyridoxal phosphate-dependent enzyme: MAWPSHHMERIPASGTLKMFDLANRLEAEGKKVYHFEVGQPDFDTPENIIKAAKNALDAGHTRYISARGHPPLRKAIADMYTNRGMDFDPEKQVIVTPGAKMALFGAILSTIDRGDDVLVLAPAWPTYRVLTRTAGGIPVDVSTDSDYRLDRESLKAALNKDVRGLVINSPNNPTGGVINKDDLRFIHDLAIDHDIVVFSDEIYEELVYDGFKQPSMLEIDPALEHTVIINGFSKSYAMTGWRLGYAIGNEVTIDSMVRIQQNTTSCATSFVQYAGVEALEGDQSGIEKMRKAYQKRRNRIVDMFCDIEGVGCVNPAGAFYVFPDFSYYGISSATLAEMLLLKVGVTSVPGAVFGTDYDSNLRFSFATDMDTIEEGVSRVGEYLQTLV; this comes from the coding sequence ATGGCATGGCCATCGCACCACATGGAGCGCATCCCTGCTTCTGGAACTTTGAAAATGTTTGACTTGGCTAACAGGTTGGAGGCCGAGGGCAAGAAAGTCTACCATTTCGAGGTAGGCCAACCTGATTTCGATACGCCCGAAAATATCATCAAGGCGGCTAAGAATGCACTTGATGCTGGCCACACGCGGTATATTTCCGCAAGAGGTCATCCCCCACTACGAAAGGCAATAGCCGATATGTATACCAATCGTGGAATGGATTTCGATCCGGAGAAACAGGTTATTGTCACTCCCGGTGCAAAAATGGCCCTTTTTGGAGCTATATTGTCGACGATTGATCGGGGAGATGATGTTCTTGTTCTGGCACCTGCTTGGCCAACATACCGGGTACTCACAAGGACAGCTGGTGGAATTCCCGTTGATGTTTCGACTGATTCTGATTATCGCCTTGATAGGGAATCTCTCAAAGCAGCCCTAAACAAAGATGTTCGTGGACTCGTAATTAACAGCCCAAATAATCCAACAGGTGGCGTCATAAACAAGGACGACCTTCGTTTCATCCATGATCTCGCGATTGATCATGATATAGTTGTGTTTTCAGATGAAATCTATGAAGAATTGGTTTATGATGGATTCAAGCAGCCATCTATGCTGGAAATAGATCCTGCCCTGGAACATACTGTCATCATTAATGGTTTCTCCAAAAGTTATGCAATGACTGGATGGCGTCTTGGATACGCTATTGGGAATGAGGTAACTATCGATAGCATGGTTCGTATCCAGCAAAATACAACTTCCTGTGCAACATCATTCGTCCAATATGCCGGTGTTGAAGCTCTTGAAGGTGATCAGAGTGGCATCGAGAAAATGAGAAAAGCATACCAGAAAAGACGCAATCGTATTGTGGATATGTTTTGTGATATAGAAGGCGTCGGTTGCGTGAATCCTGCAGGGGCTTTCTATGTCTTCCCCGATTTCTCGTATTATGGCATAAGCAGTGCAACACTCGCAGAAATGTTGCTTCTCAAGGTTGGGGTTACATCAGTTCCTGGAGCTGTATTTGGCACTGACTATGATAGCAATCTACGCTTCAGCTTTGCAACAGATATGGATACTATTGAAGAAGGAGTCTCACGGGTAGGCGAATACTTACAAACTCTAGTGTGA